One segment of Sporichthyaceae bacterium DNA contains the following:
- a CDS encoding M23 family metallopeptidase, with protein MQVITATGRRARPASHAPAPQPAPAPQPAPPAAVLAPPTPQPTPVPQVLAPPAAAEAARAGGTGRRRKSVEPAPGTPAPAPSTDQVATGTGRRRRQISEIEDRLISRALIHPGTPVPATGTGRRRKAAEPVIDPAPIVPVLEVPAVLVIAAPAVPEPVVVATPEPEAELAKVIPLHPSTHRGQAHTGARRKSRSAVGPGAPALVAGAAAVAVAAVGALNATGSGLQLGAGSADLARASALGLKDNSASMLDAGQARASRDRARKALAAREKAAASAQKKHDVLLETLQLAKQRAARLAALAHLYRLPVSGYHLTAGFGEGGGLWSHGHTGQDFACPTGTPIHAVANGTIISAGWDGAYGWKTVERLDDGTEIWYAHQSAMLVRSGRVYMGEVIGRVGSTGNTTGPHLHLEVRPHGGDPVNPMPWLRAHGMHP; from the coding sequence GTGCAGGTGATCACGGCCACCGGACGACGGGCCCGCCCGGCGTCTCACGCACCGGCCCCGCAGCCCGCACCGGCCCCGCAGCCCGCGCCGCCCGCTGCGGTCCTGGCACCGCCGACCCCGCAGCCCACTCCTGTCCCGCAGGTCCTGGCCCCGCCGGCCGCCGCCGAGGCGGCCAGGGCCGGTGGCACCGGCCGCCGGCGCAAGTCGGTCGAGCCGGCCCCGGGGACTCCGGCCCCCGCACCCAGCACCGACCAGGTCGCCACCGGCACCGGTCGACGTCGCCGGCAGATTTCCGAGATCGAGGATCGCCTGATCTCCCGGGCGCTGATTCACCCCGGCACCCCGGTGCCCGCCACGGGGACCGGCCGCCGTCGCAAGGCGGCCGAACCGGTCATCGATCCCGCGCCGATCGTCCCTGTCCTCGAGGTACCGGCCGTCCTCGTCATCGCGGCACCGGCCGTCCCCGAGCCGGTCGTCGTGGCAACCCCAGAACCCGAAGCAGAACTTGCCAAGGTCATCCCGCTGCACCCGAGCACCCATCGCGGCCAGGCGCACACCGGTGCCCGCCGCAAGTCGCGCTCCGCGGTCGGCCCCGGCGCGCCTGCCCTGGTGGCCGGCGCCGCCGCCGTCGCGGTGGCCGCGGTGGGCGCCCTCAACGCCACCGGCAGCGGCCTGCAGTTGGGCGCGGGTAGTGCCGACCTGGCCCGCGCCTCCGCGCTCGGCCTGAAGGACAACTCGGCGTCCATGCTCGACGCCGGACAGGCCCGGGCCAGCCGCGACCGCGCTCGCAAGGCGCTGGCCGCGCGGGAAAAGGCAGCCGCGTCTGCACAGAAGAAACATGACGTGCTGCTCGAGACGCTGCAGCTGGCCAAGCAGCGCGCCGCCCGACTGGCCGCGCTGGCACATCTGTACCGACTGCCGGTCTCCGGCTATCACCTGACGGCCGGCTTCGGCGAGGGCGGCGGCCTCTGGTCGCACGGCCACACCGGCCAGGACTTCGCCTGCCCCACCGGCACCCCGATCCACGCGGTGGCCAACGGCACGATCATCTCCGCCGGCTGGGATGGCGCCTACGGCTGGAAGACCGTGGAACGCCTCGATGACGGCACCGAGATCTGGTACGCCCACCAGTCCGCGATGCTGGTGCGCAGCGGTCGCGTGTATATGGGCGAGGTCATCGGCCGGGTCGGTTCCACCGGCAACACCACCGGCCCGCACCTGCACCTCGAGGTGCGCCCGCACGGCGGCGACCCGGTGAACCCGATGCCCTGGCTCCGCGCGCACGGCATGCACCCCTGA
- the pcrA gene encoding DNA helicase PcrA, which translates to MDLLDGLNPQQREAVEHQGGPLLIVAGAGSGKTRVLTRRIAYLIKAREVRPSQILAITFTNKAAGEMKERVAAAVGAGAPHWVSTFHSACLRILRHDAKRLGFTSGFSVYDDTDSQRLMKMVLRDLSLDPKRFTPRGVANAVSSAKNELIDHESYAAQAEGPIQTTYAECYGEYQRRLRGANALDFDDLIMTTVNLLQAFPDVAEHYRRRFRHVLVDEYQDTNHAQYVLVRELVGVEDAELPPGELCVVGDADQSIYAFRGATIRNIAEFEADYPNAKVILLEQNYRSTQTILSAANAVISRNPDRKPKNLWTDRGNGKPIVGWVAGDEHEEATFVANEVDRLTDDGVAQPRDVAIFYRTNAASRVFEEVFIRVGLPYRVVGGVRFYERREVRDALAYLRVLANPEDVVSLRRILNVPKRGIGDRAEACVDALASRDRITFWAALRRCEEAYGIATRSLRQVRGFVDLLDGLATLVEANTPPSTMLEAILEQTGYLRELETSTDPQDAGRVENLAELVAVAREYEELDADSSVAGFLERVALVADSDQLPDATSDGEPVDDGGQVTLMTLHTAKGLEFPVVFLTGCEDGVFPHMRALGDPVELAEERRLAYVGITRAQDRLYLTRSELRRNWGTPQWFPASRFLEDIPSDLVDWKRTSQRTPLQALAAAPSPAARSTGGRQLVANVVSLAVGDRVTHDTFGLGTVVGTAGAAERAEATIDFGDGAPKRLLLRYAPVEKI; encoded by the coding sequence ATGGACCTGCTGGACGGACTCAACCCCCAACAACGCGAGGCCGTCGAGCATCAGGGCGGCCCATTGCTCATCGTGGCCGGCGCCGGCTCGGGCAAGACCCGAGTGCTCACCCGGCGCATCGCCTACCTGATCAAGGCCCGCGAGGTGCGGCCGTCGCAGATCCTGGCGATCACCTTCACCAACAAGGCCGCCGGGGAGATGAAGGAACGGGTCGCCGCCGCGGTCGGGGCAGGCGCTCCGCACTGGGTGTCCACGTTCCACTCCGCGTGCCTACGCATCCTGCGTCACGACGCCAAGCGGCTGGGCTTCACCTCCGGGTTCTCCGTCTACGACGACACCGACTCCCAGCGGCTGATGAAGATGGTGCTGCGTGACCTGTCGCTGGACCCCAAGCGATTCACCCCACGCGGCGTGGCCAACGCGGTGAGCTCGGCGAAGAACGAACTGATCGACCACGAGTCATACGCCGCGCAGGCCGAGGGACCGATCCAGACCACCTATGCCGAGTGCTACGGCGAGTATCAGCGCCGGTTGCGTGGGGCCAACGCACTGGATTTCGACGACCTGATCATGACCACTGTCAACCTGCTGCAGGCGTTCCCGGACGTGGCCGAGCACTACCGGCGCCGCTTCCGACACGTGCTGGTCGATGAGTACCAGGACACCAACCACGCGCAGTACGTGCTGGTCCGCGAACTGGTCGGCGTCGAGGACGCTGAGCTGCCGCCGGGCGAGCTGTGCGTGGTGGGCGACGCGGACCAGTCCATCTACGCGTTCCGCGGCGCGACCATCCGCAACATCGCCGAGTTCGAGGCGGACTACCCCAACGCGAAGGTGATCCTGCTGGAGCAGAACTACCGCTCCACGCAGACGATCCTGTCCGCGGCCAACGCGGTGATCTCGCGCAACCCCGACCGCAAACCCAAGAACCTGTGGACCGATCGCGGCAACGGGAAGCCCATCGTCGGCTGGGTCGCCGGTGACGAGCACGAGGAGGCCACCTTCGTCGCCAACGAGGTGGACCGGCTCACCGACGACGGCGTCGCGCAGCCCCGGGACGTGGCAATCTTCTACCGCACCAACGCTGCCTCCCGGGTGTTCGAGGAGGTGTTCATCCGCGTCGGGCTGCCCTATCGGGTGGTCGGTGGGGTGCGCTTCTACGAGCGTCGCGAGGTGCGCGACGCGTTGGCCTACCTGCGGGTGCTGGCCAACCCCGAGGACGTGGTGTCGCTGCGACGCATCCTCAACGTGCCCAAGCGCGGCATCGGCGACCGCGCCGAGGCATGCGTGGATGCGCTGGCCTCGCGCGATCGGATCACCTTCTGGGCGGCGCTGCGTCGCTGCGAGGAGGCCTACGGCATCGCCACCCGATCGCTGAGGCAGGTCCGCGGTTTCGTCGACCTGCTCGATGGATTGGCCACCCTGGTGGAGGCGAACACCCCGCCGTCCACGATGCTGGAGGCGATCCTGGAGCAGACCGGGTATCTGCGCGAGTTGGAGACCTCCACCGACCCGCAGGACGCCGGCCGGGTGGAGAACCTCGCCGAGTTGGTGGCCGTCGCCCGCGAGTACGAGGAGCTGGACGCGGATTCCTCGGTGGCCGGGTTCCTGGAGCGGGTGGCGCTGGTGGCGGACTCCGATCAGTTGCCTGACGCTACGTCAGATGGCGAGCCTGTCGACGATGGCGGGCAGGTGACGTTGATGACCCTGCACACCGCGAAGGGCCTGGAGTTCCCGGTGGTGTTCCTCACCGGCTGCGAGGACGGGGTGTTCCCGCACATGCGGGCGTTGGGTGATCCGGTGGAGTTGGCCGAGGAACGGCGCCTGGCCTACGTCGGCATCACCCGCGCGCAGGACCGGCTCTACCTCACCCGCTCGGAGTTGCGGCGCAACTGGGGTACCCCGCAATGGTTCCCCGCGTCCCGGTTCCTGGAGGACATACCGTCGGACCTGGTGGACTGGAAACGCACCTCGCAACGCACGCCGCTGCAGGCGCTGGCCGCCGCGCCGTCGCCGGCCGCCCGGTCCACCGGCGGACGGCAGCTGGTGGCGAACGTGGTGTCGCTGGCGGTGGGCGACCGGGTCACCCACGACACCTTCGGTCTGGGCACGGTGGTGGGGACCGCCGGCGCGGCCGAGCGAGCCGAGGCGACGATCGACTTCGGCGACGGCGCGCCGAAACGCCTACTGCTCCGCTATGCCCCGGTGGAGAAGATCTGA
- the sucC gene encoding ADP-forming succinate--CoA ligase subunit beta, with product MDLFEYQARDLFEKHGVPVLGGLVAETPAEARAAAEKLGGKVVVKAQVKVGGRGKAGGVKLADSPDDAEAKASAILGMDIKGHTVRRVMLAQTADIATEYYVSFLLDRANRTFLAMATTQGGMDVEQVAAETPHLLAKVAVDANVGCDAAKAAEIVAAAGFPAEHAAGVADVLQKLWTVFQSEDATLVEVNPLVVTGDGRIIALDGKVSLDANADFRHPDHAALEDKSAVDPLEQRAKEKDLNYVKLDGVIGIIGNGAGLVMSTLDVVAYAGEAHGGVKPANFLDIGGGASAEVMANGLDIILSDPAVRSVLVNVFGGITACDAVANGIVSALGLLESQGTPVTKPLVVRLDGNNADEGRRILHEANLSVVEMVDTMDGAAARVAELAAR from the coding sequence GTGGATCTCTTCGAGTACCAGGCACGGGACCTATTCGAGAAGCACGGCGTGCCCGTGCTCGGCGGCCTGGTCGCCGAGACGCCCGCCGAGGCGCGCGCGGCAGCCGAGAAGCTGGGCGGCAAGGTCGTGGTCAAGGCCCAGGTGAAGGTGGGCGGCCGCGGCAAGGCCGGCGGCGTGAAGCTGGCCGACTCCCCGGACGACGCGGAGGCCAAGGCCTCGGCGATCCTCGGCATGGACATCAAAGGGCACACGGTGCGTCGGGTGATGCTGGCCCAGACCGCGGACATCGCCACCGAGTACTACGTGTCCTTCCTGCTGGACCGGGCCAACCGCACCTTCCTGGCCATGGCCACCACCCAGGGCGGCATGGACGTCGAGCAGGTCGCGGCGGAGACGCCGCACCTGCTGGCCAAGGTCGCCGTGGACGCCAATGTCGGCTGCGACGCGGCCAAGGCCGCCGAGATCGTCGCCGCGGCCGGTTTCCCGGCCGAGCACGCCGCCGGGGTGGCCGACGTGCTGCAGAAGCTGTGGACGGTATTCCAGTCCGAGGACGCCACGCTGGTCGAGGTCAACCCGCTGGTGGTCACCGGCGACGGCCGGATCATCGCGCTGGACGGCAAGGTCAGCCTGGACGCGAACGCCGACTTCCGGCACCCGGACCACGCCGCGCTGGAGGACAAATCCGCGGTGGACCCGCTGGAGCAACGGGCCAAGGAGAAGGACCTCAACTACGTCAAGCTGGACGGCGTCATCGGCATCATCGGCAACGGCGCGGGCCTGGTCATGTCCACCCTCGACGTGGTCGCCTACGCGGGCGAGGCGCACGGCGGCGTCAAGCCCGCCAACTTCCTGGACATCGGCGGTGGCGCGTCGGCCGAGGTGATGGCCAACGGGCTGGACATCATCCTGTCCGACCCGGCGGTGCGCAGCGTGCTCGTGAACGTCTTCGGCGGCATCACCGCCTGCGACGCGGTGGCCAACGGCATTGTGTCCGCGCTCGGTCTGCTGGAGAGCCAGGGCACGCCCGTGACCAAGCCGTTGGTTGTCCGGCTGGACGGCAACAACGCCGATGAGGGCCGTCGGATCCTCCACGAGGCGAACCTGTCCGTGGTCGAGATGGTGGACACGATGGACGGCGCTGCCGCCCGCGTCGCCGAGCTCGCCGCCCGCTGA
- the sucD gene encoding succinate--CoA ligase subunit alpha: MAIFLTENSRIVVQGMTGSEGRKHTQRMLASGAQVVGGVTPGKGGQKVEFEGATLPVFNSVADAVSEGAANVTVVFVPPRFTKGAVIEAIDADVALIVTITEGVPVHDTAAFHAYNVARAGVSRIIGPNCPGIISPGKSNAGIIPADISGPGPIGLVSKSGTLTYQMMYELRDYGFTTGVGIGGDPVIGTTHIDCLRAFQDDPETKAIVMIGEIGGDAEERAAEFIKSYVTKPVVGYVAGFTAPEGKTMGHAGAIVSGSSGTAAAKKEALEAVGVKVGKTPSEAARLMAEIVNSL, encoded by the coding sequence ATGGCCATTTTTCTGACCGAGAACTCGCGGATCGTCGTGCAGGGCATGACGGGGTCCGAGGGACGTAAGCACACCCAGCGCATGCTGGCCTCCGGGGCGCAGGTCGTCGGCGGCGTGACGCCGGGTAAGGGGGGCCAGAAGGTCGAGTTCGAGGGCGCGACGCTGCCGGTGTTCAATTCGGTCGCCGACGCCGTCAGCGAGGGCGCCGCGAACGTCACCGTCGTCTTCGTGCCTCCGAGGTTCACCAAGGGCGCGGTGATCGAGGCGATCGACGCCGACGTAGCGCTGATCGTCACGATCACCGAGGGTGTTCCGGTGCATGACACCGCCGCGTTCCACGCCTACAACGTGGCGCGTGCGGGTGTCAGCCGGATCATCGGCCCGAACTGCCCCGGCATCATCAGCCCCGGGAAATCCAACGCGGGGATCATCCCCGCCGACATCTCCGGCCCCGGCCCGATCGGCCTGGTCTCGAAGTCCGGCACGCTGACCTACCAGATGATGTACGAGCTGCGCGATTACGGTTTCACCACCGGCGTCGGCATCGGCGGTGACCCGGTCATCGGCACCACGCACATCGACTGCCTGCGGGCGTTCCAGGACGACCCGGAGACCAAGGCGATCGTGATGATCGGCGAGATCGGTGGCGACGCCGAGGAGCGGGCCGCAGAGTTCATCAAGTCCTACGTGACCAAGCCGGTGGTCGGCTACGTGGCCGGCTTCACCGCCCCCGAGGGCAAGACCATGGGCCATGCCGGCGCCATCGTCTCCGGCTCGTCGGGCACCGCCGCGGCCAAGAAGGAAGCGCTCGAGGCGGTCGGGGTCAAGGTCGGCAAGACGCCGTCGGAGGCCGCGCGGCTGATGGCCGAAATCGTGAACTCGCTCTGA
- a CDS encoding TIGR03668 family PPOX class F420-dependent oxidoreductase → MSALLRWGTDMRLDAEEARRRFLTAPSVRLATVRPDGTPHLVPITFAACARDTLVFAVDHKPKSTQRLARLANIAAHPAVCLLADEWSADWPRLWWARADGRAVEIAADDPRRPTALAALSARYPQYREQPPAGPVVWIDVHTWTGWSGSNSVDLRA, encoded by the coding sequence TTGTCGGCGCTGCTGCGCTGGGGCACTGACATGCGCCTGGACGCGGAGGAAGCGCGCCGGCGGTTTCTCACCGCGCCCAGCGTGCGGCTGGCCACGGTGCGCCCGGACGGCACCCCGCATCTGGTGCCGATCACCTTCGCGGCGTGCGCCCGGGACACCCTGGTCTTCGCCGTCGACCACAAACCGAAGTCCACGCAGCGACTGGCACGGTTGGCCAACATCGCCGCGCATCCGGCGGTCTGCCTGTTGGCCGACGAGTGGTCAGCGGACTGGCCGCGGTTGTGGTGGGCGCGAGCGGATGGCCGCGCGGTCGAAATCGCCGCCGACGACCCGCGTCGGCCCACCGCGCTGGCGGCGCTGAGTGCCCGGTATCCGCAATACCGTGAGCAGCCGCCCGCGGGACCGGTGGTGTGGATCGACGTGCACACCTGGACCGGCTGGTCAGGGAGCAACTCCGTCGATCTTCGGGCGTAG
- a CDS encoding DUF6350 family protein translates to MVTILAPAPQRTGAGLADPGSRWPAAFGLLAALISTAVGLAVLGAISLLLWATGPDSVGSPSGPFRTGSWFWLLGQRTETHLPAGRLQLAPLGLTAVLAVVAVRAAGWAARTARAHETGPALSVVGGFTGGCGVLAVVAAHETSPHGLSVAAMPAMRAALLFALLTSLIGVAPHTWEWAQFAAQWRTRARPVLRATATASLVLFGGGALVVAVCLAVHNEAMAEVFDRTGGGNSGFLGLTLVNLIFLPNATCWAVGFASGPGVALAADAHLDFRGMDAGTLPGLPLTAGLPQPGSLGWLAWLPMLVPLAAGLAAGWAIAPDIRRPVRGTLVPTASAAGLTGLLVGAVCWLSAGDGGGRLTQFGPSGWQVGGSVAAELLLIGLPVAAIRLAVTRHRAPVTVPAPRTSAEQLPAPVVPDDEANRFPPMDLEDLEDTQEIPVIRQSDDAATVEVLEDLEDTQPIPVVRAD, encoded by the coding sequence GTGGTCACGATCCTGGCGCCGGCACCGCAAAGGACGGGTGCGGGGCTTGCGGATCCCGGATCGCGTTGGCCGGCGGCCTTCGGGTTGCTCGCGGCGTTGATCTCGACGGCGGTCGGACTGGCTGTGCTGGGTGCAATCAGTCTGTTGCTGTGGGCCACCGGCCCGGACTCGGTCGGTAGCCCGAGCGGGCCGTTCCGCACGGGTTCCTGGTTCTGGTTGTTGGGGCAGCGGACGGAAACGCACCTCCCCGCGGGTCGGCTGCAGTTGGCCCCGTTGGGTCTCACCGCGGTGCTCGCGGTGGTCGCGGTACGGGCGGCGGGGTGGGCCGCCCGTACCGCGCGGGCCCACGAGACCGGACCCGCGCTGAGCGTGGTGGGCGGTTTCACCGGTGGCTGCGGTGTGCTGGCGGTGGTCGCGGCGCACGAGACGTCGCCACATGGGCTGAGCGTGGCCGCGATGCCCGCGATGCGTGCGGCGCTGCTGTTCGCCCTGCTGACCTCGCTGATTGGGGTCGCCCCGCACACCTGGGAATGGGCACAGTTCGCCGCGCAATGGCGGACCCGGGCCCGGCCGGTGCTGCGCGCGACCGCGACGGCGAGCCTGGTGCTGTTCGGGGGCGGCGCACTGGTGGTCGCGGTCTGCCTGGCTGTGCACAACGAGGCCATGGCCGAGGTCTTCGACCGCACCGGTGGCGGCAACAGTGGCTTTCTCGGTCTGACGCTGGTCAATTTGATTTTCCTGCCGAACGCGACCTGCTGGGCGGTGGGCTTCGCGTCCGGTCCCGGCGTTGCGTTGGCCGCCGACGCACATCTGGATTTCCGGGGCATGGACGCCGGTACGCTGCCCGGCCTGCCGCTGACCGCCGGGCTGCCGCAGCCGGGGTCGTTGGGCTGGCTCGCCTGGCTGCCGATGCTGGTGCCGCTGGCCGCGGGGTTGGCCGCCGGCTGGGCGATCGCGCCGGACATTCGCCGTCCGGTGCGTGGCACGTTGGTGCCGACCGCGTCCGCGGCCGGACTGACCGGGTTGCTGGTCGGGGCGGTGTGCTGGCTGTCGGCCGGTGACGGCGGCGGGCGGCTGACCCAGTTCGGCCCGTCGGGCTGGCAGGTCGGCGGGTCTGTCGCGGCGGAGTTGTTGCTGATCGGGCTGCCGGTGGCGGCGATCCGATTGGCCGTCACCCGGCACCGTGCGCCGGTCACCGTGCCGGCCCCGCGCACCTCCGCGGAACAACTGCCCGCACCGGTCGTTCCGGACGATGAGGCGAACCGCTTCCCGCCGATGGACCTGGAGGACCTGGAGGACACCCAGGAGATCCCGGTCATCCGGCAGTCCGACGACGCCGCAACCGTCGAGGTGCTCGAGGACCTCGAGGACACCCAGCCCATCCCGGTGGTCCGAGCCGACTGA